The following DNA comes from Populus trichocarpa isolate Nisqually-1 chromosome 19, P.trichocarpa_v4.1, whole genome shotgun sequence.
ACATTATaaaaagaagttgaaattaAAGTTAACTAACTCCACCGCGTATCTAAATCTACTCCAACAGAAAACCCCTAACGTTAAAAGTTTTTTGCTGTTGTTCTGTAGCATGTTCGTGTAGTtgtctttgcttcttttttcaCTTCTTCTGAGTAGGTTTTTGTTTCTACTGTGGACAAAACTTCTCTTCTTTGATGGGTCAAATTTTGCTGCACGAAATTGAAAATCTGTTGTAAATGTTAGCCAGTGCATTCGGGTTTGTTTAGTTGAAACAAAATGGACTCATCCACAGTTTATGAactattctttaaatttaattaaaaaaacaaaaacaaaaacttggtTCTTGCCTTTCCTCCCTCTTCTTATGCGGTGTCTCGCCATCTAACCTTGCATCATTTGATTCCTTGAGCAAAACTAGACTCCATCAAAGAATCTTGCGCGGAAAAATCGTGGCTCCCCTAAGATTTCATGAAGAACACAAATTGCTTGGCTATCTGGATCGCACGAAAACTGCTCTGCGTTCATCGTGCACATTGGACCACAAGTATGAGTGAAACGAAACACTGAAAGAAACTTGTTAAATTATGAATCGATCGTACTAATGTAGGCAGAGCATGAACTAGCTAGGAAATGTCGTTTgtgttactttatttttatttttttattaacgagAAATATCATTAAATCAGATTATGTTTTGATGAAGTTGTTGAAAATCTCGTCTTTCAAGACTGATGAGGTTGAAAGACGGGCAATGTTGTGCCGTAGTAtttataacaactacaaaaccAAGTCTTCAAAACTCAATAGTATTTAAggtttaaataaaaaggaataagATGATCTTACCTTAAAACTAAAGATAGCATTGAACCCACATGTGCCcgtacaaggaaaaaaaatggataatgTGTTTGTCATCTATGATTTTATAgtatttgaagataaagacaCAATAGTGACAAtgaatcattgaaaaaacaaactatgtagaattgatgaataaaatcatggttgtttttgtattttaaaaacatttttgaaaaaattaaaaaaaaattatttgctttaaattaatatttttttgtgttttcagattattttgatgcactgatatcaaaaataatttttaaaaaataaaaaatatattattttcatacatttccagtgaaaaacattttgaaaagcaaccatacTCCCAAACACATTCTAAGATAACACATTTCTCAGTGTGCATGTATGTTTTTATTGTCTTGGTTGGTAATGAATGGAGTAATAACTTGTTTGAATTTATGGTAGATGttatgtttttaaagtgtttttaatttgaaaatataatttatttttgatattaacacattaaaataatataaaaacattaaaaaataaattttaaaataaaaataaattttaaaaaattttaaacatacAATCCAATTGCAcaacatataaaaacactatCTAAATTGAATAGAGGCTAATGTGTGTTAGGTGTACACCAAACATCTAGAGTTAAGGAGAGTGTTTGAGAATatagttgtaattattttttacaatatttttttatttgaaaatacatcaaagtattttttatttttaaaaaatatttttgatatcagcacatcaagagaatttaaaaacataaaaaaaattaattttaaataaaaaaaattaattttataaaaaacaacataattctaaatattccCAAGATGAGGCAGCATCTTCGCTAATTGTTGGAGGGTTGCTAACATCTTGGGATGCATTAAGCAACCAAGGATCCCAAGCCCAAAATGTGGCCTCGGAAGGTATTGGGCCACCAAGGTTTCCCGAATCCAAATTGAGGCTCATGCTCGTATGAGTCGAGGTTGGTCTATTTACGCCTAGGTAAGTCTAGCGACTCGCATCAATATTGGGCTTGGTCTGAGTTggataaaaactttttattggGCTTGGTCTGAGTTGGGCCCATCATACTTCAACCGAAACTAATTTCTTTTCCTCGTCAATCTTAAGGACATATTTCAATATCAGTTTTGTACATTCAGACAGATTTATAAATTCTCTCGATGCTATGGTGCTGTTTagaattactttttaaattgtaagaaatttaaaaatattttgtttaaaattaatttttttttatgattttaaataattttgatgtattgatattaaaaataatttttaaaaaataaaaaaaattattttaatatattcataaacaaaaattattttaaaaaattaattttgatgatgGGGTCTATCTTCGTATAAAGATTTGAATTCATAACAAAGCTTTTTATATGCTAGGCAAACCCATCGAGTATAAAGATCTGTTTTggagtatatataaaaattattttttaaaatgttttttatttaaaaatatattaaaataatatttttttattttttacaatttatttttgataaacacattaaaaccttctatatatatatatatatatatatatatatatatatatatagttacacCACCTTACTGAACCAGGcttaaatctttttctttattggaCTGGGATATCGAAGATTGCAAGGTCTGCGAGTTGAGCAATGAGCCTTCCTTTAGAATCGGGCTGTTCaaagttataaaaaacaatgcagcttcACACCATGATTTCTTTTCATTACATTGATGACAAGATATTCATCATTTCGCTTAACGAAGAGCTCTAGATATTGTCAgtagtccacaagtcaaaacccttcaattttttctgAGCAACCAAACAGacaagagaaaggaaagaatggCACTATCTTTCTCTCGAACTTCTCTCTCGATAACCCAGAAATACTTTCCTTCAAAAAACCCcacaacaaaatcaacaatccTAAACCTCCTCTCTTATAAACCCCATAATCTCAACAAGTTCTCTACAATCTCAAAACCCAACTCTTTCTCTCTGACCATCACAAAACTCTCAAAAAGCCCAAAACCCAAATCCCATCTTCAGCCAGTAAGATCACTCTTCACTGGCATAGTTGAAGAACTGGGCACGGTTCAAAGCTTGGGTGATACCAAAGACGGTGGCTTTGACCTTAAAATAGAGGCAAAAACAGTACTTGAAGGTGTGCATTTAGGTGATAGCATTGCAGTTAATGGGACTTGCTTAACTGTTACTGATTTCACTAATGAAGACTTCACTGTGGGGTTATCTCCTGAAACTTTGAGAAAAACATCTCTAATTGAGTTAAAGACTGGATCTTTGGTTAATTTGGAGAGGGCAGTCCAGCCTGATAGTAGAATGGGAGGGCATTTTGTGCAGGGTCACGTGGATGGCACCGGTATGATCGTAGAGAAGGAGCCAGAGGGTGATTCTTTGTGGATTAAAGTGAAAGCAGATAAAGGGCTGTTGAAATATATTGTGCCAAAGGGGTTTATTGCAGTGGATGGGACTAGTTTGACAGTTGTTGATGTTATGGAGGAAGAAGagtgttttaattttatgttagtGGCTTATACACAGCAGAAAGTTGTTGTTCCTTTGAAGGAAGTTGGTCAGAAGGTGAATTTGGAGGTGGATATTTTGGGAAGGTATGTTGAGAGGTTGCTTAGTAGTGGGTTTGTCGATTCCTTCAAGGGTTCTTCatgattaaagaaaaatggAGGTAATGAATgtggttttgttgttttgaatttggaatatttttttcaacttttttatgtAAAGGAAATTTGAATAAAGATGATaggtttttgttgttatttcgACTGATTTATGATATTTGTGGTTGTGTCTCTGTGAGTGTTAACGAGGAGATGTCTAGtggaaatttgattttgatttgaattaCTAGATACAGTGAAGTTGTATAGATTGTTCCTTCTTGTTGTTAT
Coding sequences within:
- the LOC18108559 gene encoding riboflavin synthase, which codes for MALSFSRTSLSITQKYFPSKNPTTKSTILNLLSYKPHNLNKFSTISKPNSFSLTITKLSKSPKPKSHLQPVRSLFTGIVEELGTVQSLGDTKDGGFDLKIEAKTVLEGVHLGDSIAVNGTCLTVTDFTNEDFTVGLSPETLRKTSLIELKTGSLVNLERAVQPDSRMGGHFVQGHVDGTGMIVEKEPEGDSLWIKVKADKGLLKYIVPKGFIAVDGTSLTVVDVMEEEECFNFMLVAYTQQKVVVPLKEVGQKVNLEVDILGRYVERLLSSGFVDSFKGSS